A segment of the Gossypium hirsutum isolate 1008001.06 chromosome D10, Gossypium_hirsutum_v2.1, whole genome shotgun sequence genome:
TAATCACACAATTGCCTGGCAACACTTCAAAGttcaaaatattatgttttagggtACCCTAATTTCCTTTTAATATCCATGGGTGTACTTGTTTTTATTGAAATGGTATCTGGGAATTTTCTTTTTTATGCAAGGGGAATAGTTTAAGGGTATCAAGGAATAAAATTTGCTAAAGCTGAATGGAATTGCATTGTCAtggtaaaaattttaatatgaacttTTAATTCTCTGTTTATGCATATGGAAGGCTtaatagaaaagttttgatctttATGCTTAATGGTGAATAGGTTAAAGATCAATATCCAACTGCTAGCTGGAATTCTTTTCCTGTTGATCTAATTCTGCTGTTATTTGAACCTTTGTAGATTATTTTATTTACACTTCTGCTATACTGCAGCATTCCAGTATACCGATATCAATATCTAGAGTTAATCAATTTGATGCTGCTAGATTGGATATTGAGCTGTCAGCCATGTTAAAAGAACAGCTGGTTAAAGTTTTCTCCTTGATGAAGGTATTTTTGCTATTGAAGGCATTCGTGGTGTATGGAAAATGAACTTGCGCTTTGCAATTCTCTGATCTTGTTTCTCTATTTTTTTGGGGGTTAGCCAGGAATGTTATTTCAATACGAACCAGAACTCGATGCATTCCTCGAGTTTCTCATTTGGCGGTTTTCAATTTGGGTAGATAAGCCAACTCCAGGAATTGCACTTATGAATCTGAGGTATACAGATGAACGTGCCGTGGCATTAAGAGGAAAAGGTAAGAAGGTCTGGACTTCTCTTTCTTATTCTGCTACTTAAGAATTGGCTTTCAATTCTTTGATTTCTCTTATGTTTATCATATAGATGAAGATAGATatatctttgaaatttttatgttatattttggcACTAGAAAGGTGTCTTGCTCATGTATAAGCATTGTTACTAACCACTTTGTCTTCATATAACTCATGTGCTGTGATAACTGATTTGTTTGCTATTGAGGATTTAATTGTTTTTTGTAATAGcaggaatttgtttcttttacttttatttcaattGAGGTTTATGTATGATATGCCTCACATTAGTTGGCCAAACAAATCATTCTCTTGTACCTcgtcctttttttttatttatggtcTTGGCTTTATCAGCGACTGAATTATCAGTTATTGTATCAAAATTACATCTATTCCTTTTTGAAATAATCCCTTTTTATTGCAATTTAGAAGATGGAGCATTTGTCCTTATTTAACACTGTCAGTTTTGAAGAGTTCATCCTAATATCTGCATAGCACTTTACCTTGGTTAGAATTTTCTTAGCTCTCCTTTCTCTCATGCAGCCTTACCTACATCCTTAGTTTGTCTTTCTCCGTATCTTTCTGCAGTAAGAACAGGTTTGGAAGGACCTGGGCTAACTTTTGCTCAAAAGATGTGGTATTGTGTTGCTGCAGTGGGTGGTCAGTACATCTGGGCTCGTTTACAGTCATTCTCTGCTTTTCGCAGATGGGGTGATTCTGAGCAGGTTCTGGTTTCTTCTTTGTGTTCTTCCCCTAGGAAGAGTTTGGACACTGTTTAAACTCAACactctttttttcctttcttcttcagAGGCCATTGGCACGGCGAGCTTGGGGTTTGATGCAACGTATAGAAGGGCTTTTCAAGGCTGCATCATTTGGCAACCTACTCATATTTCTTTATACTGGAAGGTAGGTTTCAAAGTGTTGTTTTTCATAAGAGGTAGCCTTATAAATGTTGAAGCACATGCGTATTCGAATTTCATTAATACTGTAGGAAAATAAACTCATCTTAAGTTTTCCATTTGCCATCATCACTGTGTGAAACTAATCTGGTTGTCTTGTTCTTGGTTTGGTAAATATTACCTTATTCTATCAAACATGAAACCTGATGGCTAGAGAACTTTTAGCTGGTTTGAGAAACCTTGTTATTTTCTTCAGCAGAGTTGATCCAATTCCACTGGTTTTAATGCAGGTATAGAAACCTTATTGAAAGATCATTACAAGCGAGGCTTGTCT
Coding sequences within it:
- the LOC107914175 gene encoding peroxisome biogenesis protein 2 isoform X2; amino-acid sequence: MLKEQLVKVFSLMKPGMLFQYEPELDAFLEFLIWRFSIWVDKPTPGIALMNLRYTDERAVALRGKVRTGLEGPGLTFAQKMWYCVAAVGGQYIWARLQSFSAFRRWGDSEQRPLARRAWGLMQRIEGLFKAASFGNLLIFLYTGRYRNLIERSLQARLVYESPNMNRAVSFEYMNRQLVWNEFSEMLLLLLPLLNSSTVKSFLHPFSKDKSSSSKEDDSICPICWASPTLVYLALPCRHRYCYYCLRTRCAAFPSFQCSRCSKPVVAMQRHGSDVEHKTQSQ
- the LOC107914175 gene encoding peroxisome biogenesis protein 2 isoform X1; protein product: MICVRSNPSPAPQEDAWVTSYQRLVPHWHSVSLSHQHSSIPISISRVNQFDAARLDIELSAMLKEQLVKVFSLMKPGMLFQYEPELDAFLEFLIWRFSIWVDKPTPGIALMNLRYTDERAVALRGKVRTGLEGPGLTFAQKMWYCVAAVGGQYIWARLQSFSAFRRWGDSEQRPLARRAWGLMQRIEGLFKAASFGNLLIFLYTGRYRNLIERSLQARLVYESPNMNRAVSFEYMNRQLVWNEFSEMLLLLLPLLNSSTVKSFLHPFSKDKSSSSKEDDSICPICWASPTLVYLALPCRHRYCYYCLRTRCAAFPSFQCSRCSKPVVAMQRHGSDVEHKTQSQ